In one Aggregicoccus sp. 17bor-14 genomic region, the following are encoded:
- a CDS encoding pilus assembly protein has protein sequence MRRLFHFTTAAAALLLASSALASNEDDTACWNRDVERLDFFSNPPERGDNQFFTGTSAQGSNTNVTLVYPAKASMKQFTHRMYSIRQAGTGCANTYLNGLTYFMSTNVAPPTGAAALQGTYKNSSTVSYPDPGPTYAGGGGQSDGLTPGNAYRYLTWPANGSAAGETFDTACTNAGGSSQKNACRACLDSNGYWINPVPNPTDNSTQAVFTGKFLRFHPPKWTLLSLAYKRLVNGPLLASLREAVVATNGATGGQVVQKMLPQSCQGQGRPLNQKLGAIDSLSYASSANPTAEMLFNTGWYMDGQPSSWYVASSASQTTIPGAAMANGSSGPCPGGCAGDFIVLFTDGRGDTANPRCTKNALGILPGYCNAEQQCTTVGMGTEDDGNEFLNPTWPALSSITGAGSRQSSTNTCDMDFADDVARWLNTRASPAPRIRTYVVGIGERSSPAGEMLGLDEIASAGGTQSALIADEFEDLENNIKNVLVSIISRATSFSAAAITSVQTRGSTSAFIPRFRPSDGPQWSGTLTRFELYNEFTAGCTAANYGTDGGLNPNGNRSCADLYLRDRNGKYVGENANGDFVELDTSQPYGTNGWPIKTKADGGDYPATPIWEASANLTARTEALLGAADGGAATTQTARRIFTVAPSGSVGSYGTGLVDFTFANRANITPLLRLGGYQGELCTTLGALTRHTYTSDDDCTADVIRFMHGENVLSQLQVLADGGSVTPRARPKILGDIFHSTPVLVTPPAATFLCDTGLINQCVPSLYSTTLTPGGVAAYNSYASTWAQRQQFVLVAANDGMLHAFNAGNYQAATTDGGVSSFDLGTGDELWAFIPPDMLPKLIRYIIGERHELLVDGTPMVRDIWADGSGSTTTKDNLKQADEFHTVAIVGKREGGRGYFALDVTDPTSPRFLWSSPTPGTTESLEMGESWNDLGPGAAPIGPIAQAYTGTGTAPFSVGTTPAIERYIVAVGGGFDPAYLRGRSVHMLDAWTGAQVYRFARSDAGAGTDEVRQRLMPVAAPPSLVDSDQDGLFDLAVVGDTGGQIWVMNLKAPGTPNTAGLYTNWYGARAFVQLKGSSYSQRSPFFQRAVVASLPSGELRILVGSGNRDQIKDPNGGSCGLANLTACIRKGCSVSVQATKYRFGSSPTGGTSGHYATGSWSLDAGSTDVPSGSFSKDSASSPSASCSDVVDVNINYGITCSTTLDGGSATYAAPAYCDWGGTDGGVQCPVDTGRPLGTKVETVANTVTKTRFYSLKLFDTTGNRARFTTATQAKTYDDYALSDSTLKNAASQVSSASDDGWYLDHSNANTASYVGDERTASSALLLGGCVLWNTLVPNANTTIACGQTTLPPDTAYIYQADAITGAISCGTAGGSTYTATARSVQRTTYIAPQQPAPVISVNANTGEILYSGVSIEPGAPPMSVSVGAGDLMGPIHWLEVPRNVHDCRHNGTNCN, from the coding sequence ATGCGACGCCTCTTCCACTTCACCACCGCCGCCGCCGCGCTGCTGCTCGCCTCCTCCGCGCTCGCCTCCAACGAGGACGACACCGCGTGCTGGAACCGCGACGTCGAGCGGTTGGACTTCTTCTCGAACCCGCCCGAGCGCGGTGACAACCAGTTCTTCACCGGCACCTCGGCCCAGGGCAGCAACACCAACGTCACGCTGGTCTACCCGGCCAAGGCGTCGATGAAGCAGTTCACCCACCGCATGTACAGCATCCGCCAGGCCGGCACCGGCTGCGCGAACACGTACCTGAACGGGCTCACCTACTTCATGAGCACCAACGTGGCGCCGCCCACGGGTGCCGCGGCCCTGCAGGGCACGTACAAGAACAGCTCGACCGTCAGCTACCCGGACCCGGGCCCCACCTACGCGGGCGGCGGCGGCCAGAGCGATGGCCTCACCCCGGGCAACGCCTACCGCTATCTCACGTGGCCGGCCAACGGCTCGGCGGCGGGTGAGACCTTCGACACGGCGTGCACCAATGCCGGCGGTTCGTCGCAGAAGAACGCCTGCCGCGCTTGCTTGGACAGCAACGGCTACTGGATCAACCCCGTCCCCAACCCGACCGACAATTCCACGCAGGCCGTGTTCACCGGCAAGTTCCTGCGCTTCCACCCGCCCAAGTGGACCCTGTTGAGCCTCGCCTACAAGCGCCTGGTGAACGGCCCGCTGCTCGCGTCCCTGCGCGAGGCGGTGGTGGCCACGAACGGCGCCACCGGCGGCCAGGTGGTGCAGAAGATGCTCCCCCAGTCCTGCCAGGGCCAGGGCCGTCCGCTGAACCAGAAGCTCGGGGCCATCGACTCGCTCAGCTACGCGAGCAGCGCGAACCCCACGGCGGAGATGCTCTTCAACACGGGCTGGTACATGGATGGGCAGCCCTCCAGCTGGTACGTGGCGAGCAGCGCCTCGCAGACCACCATTCCCGGCGCCGCCATGGCGAACGGCAGCAGCGGCCCCTGCCCCGGCGGCTGCGCGGGTGACTTCATCGTCCTCTTCACCGACGGGCGCGGAGATACGGCGAACCCGCGCTGCACGAAGAACGCCCTGGGCATCCTGCCGGGCTACTGCAACGCGGAGCAGCAGTGCACCACGGTGGGCATGGGCACGGAGGACGACGGCAACGAGTTCCTCAACCCGACCTGGCCTGCGCTCTCGAGCATCACGGGCGCGGGCAGCCGCCAGTCCTCCACCAATACCTGCGACATGGACTTCGCGGACGACGTGGCGCGCTGGCTCAACACGCGCGCCTCTCCGGCGCCGCGCATCAGGACCTACGTGGTGGGCATCGGCGAGCGCAGCAGCCCCGCCGGGGAGATGCTCGGCCTGGACGAGATCGCCTCCGCGGGAGGCACCCAGTCCGCGCTCATCGCGGACGAGTTCGAGGACCTGGAGAACAACATCAAGAACGTGCTGGTGAGCATCATCTCGCGCGCCACCTCGTTCTCCGCCGCCGCCATCACCTCGGTGCAGACGCGCGGCTCCACCTCGGCGTTCATCCCGCGCTTCCGCCCCTCGGACGGCCCGCAGTGGTCCGGAACGCTCACCCGCTTCGAGCTGTACAACGAGTTCACCGCCGGCTGCACCGCCGCCAACTACGGCACCGACGGCGGCCTCAACCCGAACGGCAACCGCAGCTGCGCGGACCTCTACCTGCGCGACCGCAACGGGAAGTACGTGGGTGAGAACGCGAACGGCGACTTCGTGGAGCTGGACACGAGCCAGCCCTACGGCACCAACGGCTGGCCCATCAAGACCAAGGCGGACGGCGGCGACTACCCGGCGACGCCCATCTGGGAGGCCTCCGCGAACCTCACCGCCCGCACCGAGGCGCTGCTCGGGGCGGCGGACGGCGGCGCCGCCACCACCCAGACGGCCCGGCGCATCTTCACGGTCGCGCCCAGCGGGAGCGTGGGCAGCTACGGCACCGGCCTCGTGGACTTCACCTTTGCCAACAGGGCCAACATCACGCCCCTGCTCAGGCTGGGTGGGTACCAGGGCGAGCTCTGCACGACGCTCGGCGCGCTCACGCGCCACACGTACACCTCGGACGACGACTGCACCGCGGACGTGATCCGCTTCATGCATGGCGAGAACGTGCTGAGCCAGCTGCAGGTGCTGGCGGACGGCGGGAGCGTCACGCCGCGGGCGCGCCCCAAGATCCTCGGCGACATCTTCCACTCCACGCCCGTGCTGGTGACGCCGCCCGCGGCCACCTTCCTCTGCGACACGGGCCTCATCAACCAGTGCGTGCCCTCGCTCTACAGCACCACGCTCACGCCGGGCGGCGTGGCGGCCTACAACTCCTACGCCTCGACGTGGGCGCAGCGGCAGCAGTTCGTGCTGGTCGCGGCCAACGACGGCATGCTGCACGCCTTCAACGCGGGCAACTACCAGGCGGCCACCACCGACGGCGGCGTGAGCAGCTTCGACCTCGGCACCGGCGACGAGCTGTGGGCCTTCATCCCGCCCGACATGCTCCCCAAGCTCATCCGCTACATCATCGGCGAGCGCCACGAGCTGCTGGTGGACGGCACGCCCATGGTGCGCGACATCTGGGCGGACGGCAGCGGCAGCACGACCACGAAGGACAACCTGAAGCAGGCGGACGAGTTCCACACCGTGGCGATCGTGGGCAAGCGCGAGGGTGGCCGTGGCTACTTCGCGCTGGACGTCACCGACCCCACCTCCCCGCGCTTCCTCTGGTCCTCCCCTACCCCGGGCACCACCGAGTCGCTGGAGATGGGCGAGTCCTGGAACGACCTGGGCCCGGGCGCCGCGCCGATCGGGCCCATCGCCCAGGCCTACACGGGCACCGGGACCGCGCCCTTCAGCGTGGGCACCACCCCCGCCATCGAGCGCTACATCGTGGCGGTGGGCGGCGGCTTCGACCCCGCGTACCTGCGCGGCCGCTCGGTCCACATGCTCGACGCCTGGACCGGGGCGCAGGTGTACCGCTTCGCCCGAAGCGACGCCGGGGCGGGGACGGACGAGGTGCGCCAGCGCCTGATGCCGGTGGCCGCGCCGCCCTCGCTCGTGGACAGCGACCAGGACGGGCTCTTCGACCTGGCCGTGGTGGGTGACACCGGCGGTCAGATCTGGGTGATGAACCTGAAGGCCCCGGGGACGCCCAACACTGCGGGCCTGTACACCAACTGGTACGGCGCCCGCGCCTTCGTGCAGCTCAAGGGCAGCTCCTACTCGCAGCGCAGCCCCTTCTTCCAGCGCGCCGTGGTGGCGAGCCTGCCGTCCGGCGAGCTGCGCATCCTCGTGGGCTCGGGCAACCGCGACCAGATCAAGGACCCGAACGGCGGTTCGTGCGGCCTCGCGAACCTCACGGCCTGCATCCGCAAGGGCTGCAGCGTCTCCGTCCAGGCGACGAAGTACCGGTTCGGCAGCTCGCCCACGGGTGGCACCAGCGGCCACTACGCCACCGGGAGCTGGAGCCTCGATGCCGGCTCCACGGACGTGCCGTCGGGGAGCTTCAGCAAGGACAGCGCCAGCAGCCCGAGCGCCAGCTGCAGTGACGTGGTGGACGTGAACATCAACTACGGCATCACCTGCAGCACCACGCTGGACGGCGGCTCGGCGACCTACGCCGCGCCGGCGTACTGCGACTGGGGCGGCACGGACGGTGGCGTCCAGTGTCCCGTGGACACCGGCCGCCCGCTGGGCACCAAGGTCGAGACGGTGGCCAACACCGTGACGAAGACGCGCTTCTACTCGTTGAAGCTCTTCGACACGACGGGCAACCGCGCGCGCTTCACCACGGCCACGCAGGCCAAGACCTACGACGACTACGCCCTGTCGGACTCGACGCTCAAGAACGCGGCGAGCCAGGTCTCCTCCGCGAGCGACGACGGCTGGTACCTGGACCACAGCAACGCGAACACCGCGAGCTACGTGGGCGACGAGCGCACGGCGAGCTCGGCGCTGCTGCTGGGCGGGTGCGTGCTGTGGAACACGCTGGTGCCGAACGCGAACACCACCATCGCGTGCGGGCAGACCACGCTGCCTCCGGACACCGCCTACATCTACCAGGCCGATGCGATCACCGGCGCCATCTCGTGCGGCACCGCCGGTGGCTCCACCTACACGGCGACCGCCCGCTCCGTGCAGCGCACGACCTACATCGCGCCGCAGCAGCCGGCCCCGGTGATCTCGGTCAACGCGAACACGGGCGAGATCCTCTACAGCGGCGTGTCCATCGAGCCCGGCGCTCCGCCCATGTCCGTGTCCGTGGGCGCCGGCGATCTCATGGGCCCCATCCACTGGCTCGAGGTCCCGCGCAACGTGCACGACTGCCGCCACAACGGCACGAACTGCAACTGA
- a CDS encoding PilC/PilY family type IV pilus protein, with amino-acid sequence MRLLRLPLALLLSLVLSPTASAGPGDAACCTQSTSRLDEMMNPVSAGDERFFTSPGGAPNVAIVLDNSTSMYEWPLTYEGSSNNCDSSLIHALGYDKNAVYEPEIRQLNSSSPNNRFFNEWFANDKVYQVALGQESDVNGMIGDYGTRDNQGSITVSDSTPPRGSRWTGATRADAISSACSGTSSSDTCQRCLRDEGYYIDRLTARSRMVGNFLNFFSPRYIMARRVVKQVVRDIRPVRMSFFDFGLDENQPSPRLRQAFNPPCNQSDPAANASNFDSNRQSIVNDLNTVKLRDYTPLAQTLYGVGRYFTDTSNANSLYPATVGSNWADVLKRTPRNVVVRNASTSGLDERGGQNISVCTACSFNAAIVLTDGEPTGALDSQMPSAVNSPQEVTCDGCPDSDFDDVARFLWTHDLRGDQAGDQKLATYTVAFALDPDSSGGKLLASAATAGGGLPLSAKSAPQLKQALLNIFEDINNRSTSFSSASFASLQSADVTASAVLPRMSPQRNQPWRGALYRFGQFNEFVEDQDKNGDGDKDDLFLTDSTGAVVREDSTGQFVRAPTPGNPSTPDATPYWEAGAKLRELGWAARKVYTVTDSNTDGLFSEQDAVIAFSTDNWATLKPYLGVAGTAFCPTAVDAGNFFRLLGRTTAEMAALVGVTDTSTQARRDELCVKALIQYVRGRDLADEDRDGSRDDSRPSILGDIFHSSPVEVGPPVEPTLCKLGVSNQCLYTLFEQELGVAATPLASYTAQPTCDGTSTVTRNAYDKYQWDQRRRDKLILVGSNGGMLHAFHDGDGAADCASGLVNYSGSSGREVWAFVPPDLLPRLQDLPRGHSFYVDGDVMVRDIWADQDGDGVKDADEFHTVALAAEGRGGTHYFALELKFDSNGDATAPGFRWLFPQPCSDEAARFGKTFLSLSPKPPPIGPVLLASEDVGQVRHGVRSQETWVAMLHGGWSPMNEKGRGLYMVDVWRGEVANRTDKDNLLWKWEYDDAADGERQVTRKYMTHSFAAPVAMVDYGGNDEVASDGFFDTGIVGDMAGQLWTLRFYAPGQRGSDGLVTNWSAARSFEQDRYAVNAAGAKSVKNVWPFFYLPSVALQVDNKALRAFVGTGNRYALLERKAGTCRFDDPASCSKYGCSSVSHDYQVQRAALNQTAASTAWGNATLGASSVEAASRTASFCGSASTDNVVAGFSLDGATSCPMASGPAQDFDFRQGLEVRCGQDAAGNYACRYTDLSQLNELGDTSVTPTAARLAELGRNRFYGVWVYGKRSDRIFDEGLIAQETGKKTVAQFDAARLTDRGDAAHPAELVDVTRTSCTSTSCSGNAGAETGLGWFLEYEDTAGAPTVASLEHKTAGGAALLGSCVLWSTVYPVTTTATCAAPANARSYGYQADFVTGQPNCALGFLRADATYDRRKGRDVLAPPPEPGTAIQVSRSGQVRYSVAFLEPGTTEATKFNVSSGGDLLQSIYELPVSRALHACRHEDPKNCYPAAP; translated from the coding sequence ATGCGACTCCTCCGCCTTCCCCTGGCCCTCCTGCTCTCGCTCGTGCTCTCGCCCACCGCGAGCGCGGGCCCGGGCGACGCCGCCTGCTGCACGCAGTCCACCTCGCGCCTGGACGAGATGATGAACCCGGTGAGCGCCGGCGACGAGCGCTTCTTCACCTCGCCGGGCGGCGCACCCAACGTGGCCATCGTGCTGGACAACTCCACGTCCATGTACGAGTGGCCCCTCACCTACGAGGGCAGCAGCAACAACTGCGACTCCTCGCTCATCCACGCGCTCGGCTACGACAAGAACGCGGTGTACGAGCCGGAGATCCGCCAGCTGAACTCGAGCTCGCCCAACAACCGCTTCTTCAACGAGTGGTTCGCCAACGACAAGGTGTACCAGGTGGCACTGGGCCAGGAGTCGGACGTCAACGGGATGATCGGCGACTACGGCACCCGCGACAACCAGGGGTCCATCACCGTCTCCGACAGTACGCCGCCGCGGGGCAGCAGGTGGACCGGCGCCACGCGCGCGGACGCCATCAGCTCGGCCTGCAGCGGCACCAGCAGCAGCGACACCTGCCAGCGCTGCCTGCGCGACGAGGGCTACTACATCGACCGCCTCACCGCGCGCAGCCGCATGGTGGGCAACTTCCTCAACTTCTTCTCGCCCCGCTACATCATGGCGCGCCGCGTGGTGAAGCAGGTGGTGCGCGACATCCGGCCCGTGCGCATGTCGTTCTTCGACTTCGGCCTGGACGAGAACCAGCCCTCTCCGCGCCTGCGCCAGGCCTTCAACCCGCCCTGCAACCAGAGCGACCCGGCGGCCAACGCGAGCAACTTCGACAGCAACCGCCAGTCCATCGTGAACGATCTGAACACCGTGAAGCTGCGCGACTACACGCCGCTCGCCCAGACGCTCTACGGCGTGGGGCGCTACTTCACGGACACCTCCAACGCCAACTCGCTCTACCCGGCCACGGTGGGCAGCAACTGGGCGGACGTGCTCAAGCGCACGCCCAGGAACGTCGTCGTGCGCAACGCCTCTACCTCGGGACTGGACGAGCGCGGCGGGCAGAACATCTCGGTGTGCACGGCCTGCAGCTTCAACGCGGCCATCGTCCTCACGGACGGAGAGCCCACGGGTGCCCTGGACTCCCAGATGCCCAGCGCCGTCAACAGCCCGCAGGAGGTCACCTGCGACGGCTGCCCCGACAGCGACTTCGACGACGTGGCCCGCTTCCTGTGGACCCACGACCTGCGCGGCGACCAGGCCGGCGACCAGAAGCTCGCGACCTACACCGTGGCCTTCGCCCTGGACCCCGACTCCTCGGGCGGCAAGCTGCTCGCCAGCGCGGCCACCGCGGGCGGCGGCCTGCCCTTGTCCGCGAAGAGCGCGCCGCAGCTGAAGCAGGCCCTGCTCAACATCTTCGAGGACATCAACAACCGCAGCACCTCGTTCTCCTCGGCCTCCTTCGCCTCGCTGCAGTCCGCGGACGTCACCGCGAGCGCCGTGCTGCCGCGCATGTCCCCCCAGCGCAACCAGCCCTGGCGCGGCGCCCTCTACCGCTTCGGCCAGTTCAACGAGTTCGTGGAGGACCAGGACAAGAACGGCGACGGCGACAAGGACGACCTCTTCCTCACCGACTCCACCGGGGCCGTGGTGCGGGAGGACAGCACCGGGCAGTTCGTGCGCGCGCCGACCCCGGGCAACCCCAGCACCCCGGACGCCACCCCGTACTGGGAGGCCGGGGCCAAGCTGCGCGAGCTCGGCTGGGCCGCGCGCAAGGTCTACACCGTCACCGACTCCAACACCGACGGGCTCTTCAGCGAGCAGGACGCGGTCATCGCGTTCAGCACGGACAACTGGGCCACGCTCAAGCCCTACCTCGGCGTCGCGGGCACGGCCTTCTGTCCCACCGCCGTGGACGCGGGCAACTTCTTCCGGCTGCTGGGCCGCACGACCGCCGAGATGGCCGCGCTGGTGGGCGTGACCGACACCTCGACCCAGGCGCGGCGCGACGAGCTGTGCGTGAAGGCGCTCATCCAGTACGTGCGCGGGCGCGACCTCGCGGACGAGGACCGCGACGGCAGCCGCGACGACTCGCGCCCCTCCATCCTGGGCGACATCTTCCACTCCTCGCCCGTGGAGGTGGGCCCCCCGGTAGAGCCCACGCTGTGCAAGCTCGGGGTGTCCAACCAGTGCCTCTACACGCTGTTCGAGCAGGAGCTGGGCGTCGCAGCCACGCCGCTGGCGAGCTACACGGCGCAGCCCACCTGCGACGGCACCTCCACGGTGACGCGCAACGCCTACGACAAGTACCAGTGGGACCAGCGCAGGCGCGACAAGCTCATCCTCGTGGGCTCGAACGGCGGCATGCTGCACGCCTTCCACGACGGTGACGGCGCGGCCGACTGCGCGAGCGGGCTGGTCAACTACTCGGGTAGCAGCGGCCGCGAGGTGTGGGCCTTCGTGCCTCCGGACCTGCTGCCCCGCCTCCAGGACCTGCCGCGCGGCCACAGCTTCTACGTGGACGGCGACGTGATGGTGCGCGACATCTGGGCCGACCAGGACGGGGACGGCGTCAAGGACGCGGACGAGTTCCACACCGTGGCGCTCGCCGCGGAGGGCCGCGGCGGCACCCACTACTTCGCGCTCGAGCTGAAGTTCGACAGCAACGGCGATGCGACCGCCCCCGGCTTCCGCTGGCTCTTCCCGCAGCCCTGCTCGGACGAGGCGGCGCGCTTCGGCAAGACCTTCCTCTCGCTCAGCCCCAAGCCTCCGCCCATCGGGCCGGTGCTGCTCGCCAGCGAGGACGTGGGCCAGGTGCGCCACGGCGTGCGCTCGCAGGAGACGTGGGTGGCCATGCTGCACGGCGGCTGGTCCCCCATGAACGAGAAGGGCCGCGGCCTCTACATGGTGGACGTGTGGCGCGGCGAGGTGGCGAACCGCACGGACAAGGACAACCTGCTCTGGAAGTGGGAGTACGACGACGCCGCGGACGGCGAGCGCCAGGTCACCCGCAAGTACATGACCCACAGCTTCGCCGCCCCCGTGGCGATGGTGGACTACGGCGGCAACGACGAGGTCGCGAGCGACGGCTTCTTCGACACCGGCATCGTCGGAGACATGGCCGGCCAGCTCTGGACGCTGCGCTTCTACGCCCCGGGCCAGCGCGGCAGCGACGGCCTGGTGACCAACTGGAGCGCGGCGCGCTCCTTCGAGCAGGACCGCTACGCCGTGAACGCGGCGGGCGCGAAGAGCGTGAAGAACGTCTGGCCCTTCTTCTACCTGCCCTCGGTGGCGCTGCAGGTGGACAACAAGGCGCTGCGGGCCTTCGTGGGGACGGGCAACCGCTACGCCCTGCTGGAGCGCAAGGCGGGCACCTGCCGCTTCGACGATCCTGCCTCCTGCTCCAAGTACGGCTGCTCGAGCGTCTCGCACGACTACCAGGTGCAGCGCGCGGCGCTGAACCAGACGGCGGCCTCCACCGCGTGGGGCAATGCCACCCTGGGCGCGAGCAGCGTGGAGGCGGCCTCCCGCACGGCGAGCTTCTGCGGCAGCGCGAGCACGGACAACGTGGTGGCGGGCTTCTCGCTGGACGGCGCCACGAGCTGTCCCATGGCCTCGGGCCCCGCCCAGGACTTCGACTTCCGCCAGGGCCTGGAGGTGCGCTGCGGCCAGGATGCCGCCGGCAACTACGCGTGCCGGTACACGGACCTCTCGCAGCTCAACGAGCTGGGCGACACCAGCGTCACGCCCACGGCGGCACGCCTCGCAGAGCTCGGCCGCAACCGCTTCTACGGCGTGTGGGTCTACGGCAAGCGCTCGGACCGCATCTTCGACGAGGGGCTCATCGCGCAGGAGACGGGCAAGAAGACCGTGGCCCAGTTCGACGCCGCCCGCCTCACCGACCGCGGCGATGCCGCGCACCCGGCAGAGCTGGTGGACGTCACGCGCACGAGCTGCACGAGCACGAGCTGCTCGGGGAACGCGGGCGCGGAGACCGGGCTCGGCTGGTTCCTCGAGTACGAGGACACCGCCGGGGCGCCCACCGTGGCCTCGCTCGAGCACAAGACGGCCGGTGGCGCTGCGCTGCTGGGCAGCTGCGTGCTCTGGAGCACCGTGTACCCGGTGACCACGACCGCCACCTGCGCCGCTCCGGCCAACGCCCGCAGCTACGGGTACCAGGCGGACTTCGTGACCGGCCAGCCGAACTGCGCGCTGGGCTTCCTGCGGGCCGATGCGACCTACGATCGCCGCAAGGGGCGCGACGTGCTGGCCCCGCCTCCGGAGCCGGGCACCGCCATCCAGGTCTCGCGCAGCGGCCAGGTGCGCTACAGCGTGGCCTTCCTCGAGCCGGGCACCACCGAGGCGACCAAGTTCAATGTGAGCTCGGGCGGAGACCTCCTCCAGTCCATCTACGAGCTGCCCGTGTCGCGCGCCCTGCACGCGTGCCGCCACGAGGACCCGAAGAACTGCTACCCGGCGGCGCCCTGA
- a CDS encoding prepilin-type N-terminal cleavage/methylation domain-containing protein, producing MRRPGIHAARRGFTLLEMMVGIAITAIILTAVTAAFLAVSRSYHGEALVKGAVEGSRTAEIYIERTLRMAGYGLDPVHAFDVQTAGLPGNDKDNYASTVSGDTVTTDDLAFRYRDPAFLRRGVLSTDGTALTLAPDTTWGFTPKVGQALLIACPGARQYTVRRVVSSTATTAVLTDHAAVPAFPGPGAACLSDASERPFVMLVHELRLRVIRLGSRPYLVAFRNLDPVAGNTDYDPVAADVENFQVAYVMNRPRTGAATPVDGTGGNWILGDDPATDNDLPLTTATAPTFDTGYDDSARFSRHPANVRAVRVSFTVRSARKESTGRIAFAPQTLENQTLSGAADGYYRLSVTTSVRVPNLAARAFFVPPIQLTGADPAELNVWGG from the coding sequence GTGAGGCGCCCGGGCATACACGCTGCGCGGCGGGGCTTCACGCTGCTCGAGATGATGGTGGGCATCGCCATCACCGCCATCATCCTCACCGCCGTGACCGCAGCCTTTCTCGCCGTCTCGCGCAGCTACCACGGGGAGGCCCTGGTGAAGGGCGCGGTGGAGGGCTCGCGCACGGCGGAGATCTACATCGAGCGCACGCTGAGGATGGCGGGCTACGGCCTGGATCCCGTGCACGCCTTCGACGTGCAGACGGCCGGCCTGCCCGGCAACGACAAGGACAACTACGCGTCCACCGTCTCTGGAGACACGGTCACCACGGACGACCTCGCCTTCCGCTACCGCGACCCGGCCTTCCTGCGCCGCGGGGTGCTCTCCACGGACGGCACCGCGCTCACCCTCGCGCCGGACACCACCTGGGGCTTCACCCCGAAGGTGGGCCAGGCGCTGCTCATCGCCTGCCCGGGCGCGCGCCAGTACACGGTGCGCCGCGTGGTCTCCAGCACCGCAACCACGGCGGTGCTCACGGACCACGCCGCGGTGCCGGCCTTCCCGGGCCCTGGCGCCGCGTGCCTCTCGGACGCCTCCGAGCGCCCCTTCGTGATGCTCGTCCACGAGCTGCGCCTGCGCGTCATCCGCCTCGGCAGCCGCCCCTACCTCGTGGCCTTCCGCAACCTGGACCCGGTCGCGGGGAACACCGACTACGACCCGGTGGCGGCGGACGTGGAGAACTTCCAGGTGGCGTACGTGATGAACCGCCCCCGCACGGGCGCGGCCACGCCGGTGGACGGCACCGGGGGCAACTGGATCCTGGGCGACGACCCGGCCACGGACAACGACCTGCCGCTCACCACCGCCACCGCGCCCACCTTCGACACCGGCTACGACGACTCCGCCCGCTTCTCCCGCCACCCGGCCAACGTGCGCGCCGTGCGCGTGAGCTTCACGGTGCGCTCTGCCCGCAAGGAGAGCACGGGCCGCATCGCCTTCGCGCCGCAGACGCTGGAGAACCAGACGCTCTCCGGCGCCGCGGACGGCTACTACCGCCTCAGCGTCACCACCTCCGTGCGCGTGCCCAACCTGGCGGCGCGCGCCTTCTTCGTCCCACCCATCCAGCTCACCGGTGCGGATCCCGCTGAGCTCAACGTGTGGGGAGGCTAA
- a CDS encoding prepilin cleavage protein, with protein sequence MSLVEALAASAILLVGLAGVLQGVITASHQNALAGRMARAGSVAQQVRAGLEVLGRARVNALFDTCSSAPDVLALAGGLEALPAAEAAVCVVDLDAHDDAPTAASPALVPGYLAENRQVFRRVLVRIRPVAAASTEQVAVVVSWRSLAQRQFLPLFIGLYDPALNGALVEI encoded by the coding sequence ATGAGCCTCGTGGAGGCGCTCGCGGCGAGCGCCATCCTCCTGGTGGGGCTCGCAGGCGTGCTGCAGGGCGTGATCACGGCCTCGCACCAGAACGCCCTGGCCGGCCGCATGGCGCGCGCAGGCTCCGTGGCCCAGCAGGTGCGCGCCGGGCTCGAGGTGCTCGGGCGCGCGCGGGTCAACGCGCTCTTCGACACCTGCTCCAGCGCTCCGGACGTGCTCGCGCTCGCCGGCGGGCTCGAGGCGCTCCCCGCCGCCGAGGCCGCCGTGTGCGTGGTGGACTTGGACGCGCACGACGACGCCCCCACGGCGGCGAGCCCGGCGCTGGTGCCGGGCTACCTCGCGGAGAACCGGCAGGTGTTCCGCCGGGTGCTCGTGCGCATCCGGCCGGTGGCCGCCGCGAGCACCGAGCAGGTGGCGGTGGTGGTCTCCTGGCGCAGCCTCGCGCAGCGCCAGTTCCTGCCGCTCTTCATCGGCCTCTACGATCCCGCCCTCAACGGCGCCCTGGTGGAGATCTGA